In Escherichia ruysiae, a genomic segment contains:
- a CDS encoding TIGR00366 family protein, with the protein MIGRISRFMTRFVSRWLPDPLIFAMLLTLLTFVIALWLTPQTPISMVKMWGDGFWNLLAFGMQMALIIVTGHALASSAPVKSLLRTAASAAKTPVQGVMLVTFFGSVACVINWGFGLVVGAMFAREVARRVPGSDYPLLIACAYIGFLTWGGGFSGSMPLLAATPGNPVEHIAGLIPVGDTLFSGFNIFITVALIVVMPFITRMMMPKPSDVVSIDPKLLMEEADFQKQLPKDAPPSERLEESRILTLIIGALGIAYLAMYFSEHGFNITINTVNLMFMIAGLLLHKTPMAYMRAISAAARSTAGILVQFPFYAGIQLMMEHSGLGGLITEFFINVANKDTFPVMAFFSSALINFAVPSGGGHWVIQGPFVIPAAQALGADLGKSVMAIAYGEQWMNMAQPFWALPALAIAGLGVRDIMGYCITALLFSGVIFVIGLTLF; encoded by the coding sequence ATGATTGGTCGCATCTCACGTTTTATGACGCGTTTTGTCAGCCGGTGGCTTCCCGATCCTCTGATTTTTGCCATGTTGCTGACGTTGCTAACGTTCGTGATCGCGCTTTGGTTAACACCACAAACGCCGATCAGCATGGTGAAAATGTGGGGTGACGGTTTCTGGAACTTGCTGGCGTTCGGTATGCAGATGGCGCTGATCATCGTTACCGGTCATGCCCTTGCCAGCTCTGCTCCGGTGAAAAGCTTGCTGCGGACTGCCGCCTCCGCCGCAAAAACACCCGTACAGGGCGTCATGCTGGTCACTTTCTTCGGTTCCGTCGCTTGTGTCATCAACTGGGGATTTGGTCTGGTTGTCGGCGCAATGTTCGCCCGTGAAGTCGCCCGGCGAGTACCTGGCTCTGATTATCCGTTGCTCATTGCCTGCGCCTACATTGGTTTTCTCACCTGGGGTGGCGGCTTCTCTGGCTCAATGCCTCTGTTGGCTGCAACACCGGGCAACCCGGTTGAGCATATCGCCGGGCTTATCCCGGTGGGCGATACTCTGTTCAGTGGTTTTAACATTTTCATCACTGTGGCATTGATTGTGGTGATGCCATTTATCACCCGCATGATGATGCCAAAACCGTCTGACGTGGTGAGTATCGATCCAAAACTACTCATGGAAGAGGCTGATTTTCAAAAGCAGCTACCGAAAGATGCTCCACCGTCCGAGCGACTGGAAGAAAGCCGCATTCTGACGTTGATCATCGGCGCACTCGGTATCGCTTACCTGGCAATGTACTTCAGCGAACATGGCTTCAACATCACCATCAATACCGTCAACCTGATGTTTATGATTGCGGGTCTGCTGCTACATAAAACGCCAATGGCTTATATGCGTGCTATCAGCGCGGCAGCACGCAGTACCGCCGGTATTCTGGTGCAATTCCCCTTCTACGCCGGGATCCAACTGATGATGGAGCACTCCGGTCTGGGCGGACTCATTACCGAATTCTTCATCAATGTTGCGAACAAAGACACCTTCCCGGTAATGGCCTTCTTTAGTTCTGCACTGATTAACTTCGCCGTTCCGTCTGGCGGCGGTCACTGGGTTATTCAGGGACCTTTCGTGATACCCGCAGCCCAGGCGCTGGGCGCTGATCTCGGTAAATCGGTAATGGCGATCGCCTACGGCGAGCAATGGATGAACATGGCACAACCGTTCTGGGCGCTGCCAGCACTGGCAATCGCCGGGCTCGGTGTCCGCGACATCATGGGCTATTGCATCACTGCCCTGCTCTTCTCCGGCGTCATTTTCGTCATTGGTTTAACGCTGTTCTGA
- the atoC gene encoding acetoacetate metabolism transcriptional regulator AtoC — translation MTAINRILIVDDEDNVRRMLSTAFALQGYETHCANNGRTALHLFADIHPDVVLMDIRMPEMDGIKALKEMRSHETRTPVILMTAYAEVETAVEALRCGAFDYVIKPFDLDELNLIVQRALQLQSMKKEIRHLHQALSTSWQWGHILTNSPAMMDICKDTAKIALSQASVLISGESGTGKELIARAIHYNSRRAKGPFIKVNCAALPESLLESELFGHEKGAFTGAQTLRQGLFERANEGTLLLDEIGEMPLVLQAKLLRILQEREFERIGGHQTIKVDIRIIAATNRDLQAMVKEGTFREDLFYRLNVIHLILPPLRDRREDISLLANHFLQKFSSENQRDIIDIDPMAMSLLTAWSWPGNIRELSNVIERAVVMNSGPIIFSEDLPPQIRQPVCNAGEAKTAPVGERNLKEEIKRVEKRIIMEVLEQQDGNRTRTALMLGISRRALMYKLQEYGIDPADV, via the coding sequence ATGACCGCTATTAATCGCATCCTTATTGTTGATGATGAAGATAATGTTCGCCGTATGCTGAGCACCGCTTTTGCACTACAAGGATACGAAACACATTGTGCGAACAACGGACGCACCGCATTACACCTGTTTGCCGATATTCACCCCGACGTGGTGTTGATGGATATCCGTATGCCTGAGATGGACGGCATCAAGGCACTAAAGGAGATGCGCAGTCATGAGACCCGGACACCCGTTATTCTGATGACGGCCTATGCTGAAGTGGAAACCGCCGTCGAAGCACTACGCTGCGGAGCCTTCGACTATGTTATCAAACCGTTTGATCTCGATGAGTTGAATTTAATCGTTCAGCGCGCTTTACAACTCCAGTCAATGAAAAAAGAGATCCGCCATCTGCACCAGGCATTGAGCACCAGCTGGCAATGGGGGCACATTCTCACCAACAGCCCGGCGATGATGGACATCTGCAAAGACACCGCCAAAATTGCCCTTTCTCAGGCCAGCGTCTTGATTAGCGGTGAAAGCGGCACCGGGAAAGAGTTGATTGCCAGAGCGATTCACTACAATTCGCGGCGGGCAAAGGGGCCGTTCATTAAAGTCAACTGCGCGGCGCTGCCGGAATCGTTGCTCGAAAGTGAACTGTTTGGTCATGAAAAAGGTGCATTTACTGGTGCACAAACCTTGCGTCAGGGATTATTTGAACGTGCCAACGAAGGTACTCTGCTCCTCGACGAAATTGGCGAAATGCCGCTGGTACTGCAAGCCAAATTACTACGCATTCTGCAGGAACGGGAATTTGAACGGATTGGCGGCCATCAGACCATAAAAGTTGATATCCGCATCATTGCTGCCACCAACCGCGACTTGCAGGCAATGGTAAAAGAAGGCACCTTCCGTGAAGATCTCTTTTATCGCCTTAACGTTATTCATTTAATACTGCCGCCTCTGCGCGATCGCCGGGAAGATATTTCCCTGTTAGCTAATCACTTTTTGCAAAAATTCAGTAGTGAGAATCAGCGCGATATTATCGACATCGATCCGATGGCAATGTCACTGCTTACCGCCTGGTCATGGCCGGGAAATATTCGAGAGCTTTCCAACGTCATTGAACGCGCCGTCGTAATGAACTCAGGTCCGATCATTTTTTCTGAGGATCTTCCGCCACAGATTCGTCAGCCAGTCTGTAATGCTGGTGAGGCAAAAACAGCCCCTGTCGGTGAGCGTAATTTAAAAGAGGAAATTAAACGCGTCGAAAAACGCATCATTATGGAAGTGCTGGAACAACAGGACGGAAACCGAACCCGCACCGCTTTGATGCTGGGTATCAGTCGCCGTGCATTGATGTATAAACTCCAGGAATACGGTATCGATCCGGCGGATGTATAA
- the ubiG gene encoding bifunctional 2-polyprenyl-6-hydroxyphenol methylase/3-demethylubiquinol 3-O-methyltransferase UbiG, producing MNAEKSPVNHNVDHEEIAKFEAVASRWWDLEGEFKPLHRINPLRLGYIAERAGGLFGKKVLDVGCGGGILAESMAREGATVTGLDMGFEPLQVAKLHALESGIQVEYVQETVEEHAAKHAGQYDVVTCMEMLEHVPDPQSVVRACAQLVKPGGDVFFSTLNRNGKSWLMAVVGAEYILRMVPKGTHDVKKFIKPAELLGWVDQTSLKERHMTGLHYNPITNSFKLGPGVDVNYMLHTQNK from the coding sequence ATGAATGCCGAAAAATCGCCGGTAAACCATAACGTAGACCACGAAGAGATCGCTAAATTTGAAGCCGTCGCCTCCCGCTGGTGGGATCTGGAAGGCGAGTTCAAACCACTGCACCGCATTAACCCGCTGCGTCTGGGCTATATTGCCGAGCGTGCTGGCGGTTTATTTGGCAAAAAGGTGCTCGATGTCGGTTGTGGCGGCGGCATTCTGGCTGAGAGTATGGCGCGCGAAGGCGCGACGGTGACCGGCCTGGATATGGGTTTTGAACCGCTACAGGTTGCAAAGCTACACGCGCTGGAAAGCGGTATTCAGGTGGAGTACGTGCAGGAAACCGTTGAAGAACACGCAGCAAAACATGCCGGACAGTATGATGTGGTGACCTGCATGGAGATGCTGGAGCACGTCCCCGATCCACAGTCAGTGGTTAGAGCCTGTGCGCAACTGGTGAAACCGGGCGGCGATGTCTTTTTCTCCACGCTTAACCGCAACGGCAAGTCATGGCTGATGGCGGTGGTCGGCGCGGAATATATTTTGCGCATGGTGCCCAAAGGCACGCATGATGTGAAGAAGTTTATTAAACCGGCAGAACTGCTGGGCTGGGTGGATCAGACCAGTCTTAAAGAGCGCCATATGACCGGGCTACATTACAACCCGATCACTAATTCCTTTAAGCTCGGCCCCGGCGTGGATGTGAACTATATGCTGCACACGCAGAATAAGTGA
- the atoB gene encoding acetyl-CoA acetyltransferase — translation MKNCVIVSAVRTAIGSFNGSLASTSAIDLGATVIQAAIERAKLDSQHVDEVIMGNVLQAGLGQNPARQALLKSGLAETVCGFTVNKVCGSGLKSVALAAQAIQAGQAQSIVAGGMENMSLAPYLLDAKARSGYRLGDGQVYDVILRDGLMCATHGYHMGITAENVAKEYGITREMQDELALHSQRKAAAAIESGAFTAEIVPVNVVTRKKNIVFDRDEFPKVDSTAEALAALRPAFDKAGTVTAGNASGINDGAAALVIMEESAALAAGLKPLARIKSYASGGVPPALMGMGPVPATQKALQLAGLQLADIDLIEANEAFAAQFLAVGKTLGFDPEKVNVNGGAIALGHPIGASGARILVTLLHAMQARDKTLGLATLCIGGGQGIAMVIERLN, via the coding sequence ATGAAAAATTGTGTCATCGTCAGTGCGGTACGTACTGCCATCGGTAGTTTTAATGGTTCACTCGCCTCCACCAGCGCCATCGATCTGGGGGCAACAGTAATTCAGGCCGCCATTGAACGCGCAAAACTCGATTCACAACACGTCGATGAAGTGATTATGGGTAACGTATTGCAGGCCGGGCTGGGGCAAAATCCGGCTCGTCAGGCACTGCTAAAAAGCGGACTGGCAGAAACGGTGTGCGGATTTACGGTCAACAAAGTATGTGGTTCTGGTCTGAAAAGCGTGGCGCTTGCCGCCCAGGCAATTCAGGCCGGTCAGGCACAGAGCATCGTAGCGGGTGGAATGGAGAACATGAGTTTAGCGCCCTATTTACTCGATGCAAAAGCACGCTCTGGTTATCGTCTTGGAGACGGACAGGTTTATGACGTGATCCTGCGCGATGGCCTGATGTGCGCCACTCACGGTTATCATATGGGTATTACCGCCGAGAACGTTGCCAAAGAGTACGGAATTACCCGTGAAATGCAGGATGAACTGGCGCTACATTCACAGCGTAAAGCGGCAGCAGCCATTGAGTCCGGTGCTTTTACCGCCGAAATTGTCCCGGTAAATGTTGTCACACGGAAGAAAAACATCGTCTTCGATCGCGATGAATTCCCGAAAGTAGATTCTACTGCAGAAGCTCTTGCTGCATTGCGCCCGGCCTTCGACAAAGCCGGAACGGTCACCGCCGGGAACGCGTCTGGCATTAACGATGGGGCTGCCGCACTGGTGATTATGGAAGAATCTGCGGCGCTGGCGGCAGGCCTAAAACCACTGGCACGCATTAAAAGCTATGCCAGCGGTGGCGTGCCCCCTGCATTGATGGGTATGGGGCCAGTACCTGCCACGCAAAAAGCGTTACAACTGGCGGGGCTGCAACTGGCAGACATTGATCTCATCGAAGCCAATGAAGCATTTGCCGCGCAGTTCCTTGCCGTTGGGAAAACCCTGGGCTTTGATCCTGAGAAAGTGAATGTCAACGGCGGAGCCATCGCGCTGGGGCATCCTATCGGCGCCAGCGGTGCACGTATTCTGGTCACACTATTACATGCAATGCAGGCTCGCGATAAAACGCTGGGTCTGGCGACGCTGTGCATTGGCGGCGGTCAGGGAATTGCGATGGTGATTGAACGATTGAATTAA
- the atoA gene encoding acetate CoA-transferase subunit beta codes for MDAKQRIARRVAQELRDGDIVNLGIGLPTMVANYLPEGIHITLQSENGFLGLGPVTTAHPDLVNAGGQPCGVLPGAAMFDSAMSFALIRGGHIDACVLGGLQVDEEANLANWVVPGKMVPGMGGAMDLVTGARKVIIAMEHCAKDGSPKILRRCTMPLTAQHAVHMLVTELAVFRFIDGKMWLTEIADGCDLATVRAKTEAQFEVAADLNTQRGDL; via the coding sequence ATGGATGCGAAACAACGTATTGCGCGCCGTGTGGCACAAGAGCTTCGTGATGGTGACATCGTGAATCTGGGCATTGGTCTGCCGACGATGGTCGCCAACTATTTGCCAGAAGGCATTCATATCACTCTGCAATCGGAAAACGGCTTCCTCGGTTTAGGCCCGGTCACGACAGCGCATCCAGATCTGGTTAACGCAGGCGGACAACCATGCGGCGTTTTACCCGGCGCAGCCATGTTTGACAGCGCCATGTCATTTGCGCTGATCCGTGGCGGTCATATTGATGCCTGCGTGCTCGGTGGTTTGCAGGTAGACGAAGAAGCCAACCTCGCGAACTGGGTAGTGCCTGGAAAAATGGTGCCCGGTATGGGTGGCGCGATGGATCTGGTGACCGGGGCGCGCAAAGTGATCATTGCCATGGAACATTGCGCCAAAGATGGTTCACCGAAAATTTTGCGCCGCTGCACCATGCCGCTCACTGCGCAACACGCGGTGCATATGCTGGTCACTGAACTGGCTGTCTTTCGTTTTATTGACGGCAAAATGTGGCTCACCGAAATTGCCGACGGGTGTGATTTAGCCACCGTGCGTGCCAAAACCGAAGCTCAGTTTGAAGTAGCCGCCGATCTGAATACGCAACGGGGTGATTTATGA
- the gyrA gene encoding DNA topoisomerase (ATP-hydrolyzing) subunit A: MSDLAREITPVNIEEELKSSYLDYAMSVIVGRALPDVRDGLKPVHRRVLYAMNVLGNDWNKAYKKSARVVGDVIGKYHPHGDSAVYDTIVRMAQPFSLRYMLVDGQGNFGSIDGDSAAAMRYTEIRLAKIAHELMADLEKETVDFVDNYDGTEKIPDVMPTKIPNLLVNGSSGIAVGMATNIPPHNLTEVINGCLAYIDDEDISIEGLMEHIPGPDFPTAAIINGRRGIEEAYRTGRGKVYIRARAEVEVDAKTGRETIIVHEIPYQVNKARLIEKIAELVKEKRVEGISALRDESDKDGMRIVIEVKRDAVGEVVLNNLYSQTQLQVSFGINMVALHHGQPKIMNLKDIIAAFVRHRREVVTRRTIFELRKARDRAHILEALAVALANIDPIIELIRHAPTPAEAKTALVANPWQLGNVAAMLERAGDDAARPEWLEPEFGVRDGLYYLTEQQAQAILDLRLQKLTGLEHEKLLDEYKELLDQIAELLRILGSADRLMEVIREELELVREQFGDKRRTEITANSADINLEDLITQEDVVVTLSHQGYVKYQPLSEYEAQRRGGKGKSAARIKEEDFIDRLLVANTHDHILCFSSRGRVYSMKVYQLPEASRGARGRPIVNLLPLEQDERITAILPVTEFEEGVKVFMATANGTVKKTVLTEFNRLRTAGKVAIKLVEGDELIGVDLTSGEDEVMLFSAEGKVVRFKESSVRAMGCNTTGVRGIRLGEGDKVVSLIVPRGDGAILTATQNGYGKRTAVAEYPTKSRATKGVISIKVTERNGLVVGAVQVDDCDQIMMITDAGTLVRTRVSEISIVGRNTQGVILIRTAEDENVVGLQRVAEPVDEEDLDTIDGSAAEGDDEIAPEVDVDDEPEEE; the protein is encoded by the coding sequence ATGAGCGACCTTGCGAGAGAAATTACACCGGTCAACATTGAGGAAGAGCTGAAGAGCTCCTATCTGGATTATGCGATGTCGGTCATTGTTGGCCGTGCGCTGCCAGATGTCCGAGATGGCCTGAAGCCGGTACACCGTCGCGTACTTTACGCCATGAACGTACTAGGCAATGACTGGAACAAAGCCTATAAAAAATCTGCCCGTGTCGTTGGTGACGTAATCGGTAAATACCATCCCCATGGTGACTCGGCGGTCTATGACACGATCGTCCGTATGGCGCAGCCATTTTCGCTGCGTTACATGCTGGTAGACGGTCAGGGTAACTTCGGTTCTATCGACGGCGACTCTGCGGCGGCAATGCGTTATACGGAAATCCGTCTGGCGAAAATTGCCCATGAACTGATGGCCGATCTCGAAAAAGAGACGGTCGATTTCGTTGATAACTATGACGGTACGGAAAAAATTCCGGACGTCATGCCGACCAAAATTCCTAACCTGCTGGTGAACGGTTCTTCCGGTATCGCCGTAGGTATGGCAACCAACATCCCGCCACACAACCTGACGGAAGTCATCAACGGTTGTCTGGCGTATATCGATGATGAAGACATCAGCATTGAAGGGCTGATGGAACACATCCCGGGGCCGGACTTCCCGACGGCGGCAATCATTAACGGTCGTCGCGGTATTGAAGAAGCTTACCGTACCGGTCGCGGCAAGGTATATATCCGCGCCCGTGCTGAAGTGGAAGTTGACGCCAAAACCGGGCGTGAAACCATTATCGTCCACGAAATTCCGTATCAGGTGAACAAAGCGCGCCTGATTGAGAAGATTGCGGAACTGGTAAAAGAAAAACGCGTGGAAGGCATCAGCGCGCTGCGTGACGAGTCTGACAAAGACGGTATGCGCATCGTGATTGAAGTTAAACGCGATGCGGTCGGTGAAGTGGTGCTCAACAACCTCTACTCCCAGACCCAGCTGCAGGTTTCTTTCGGTATCAACATGGTTGCATTGCACCATGGTCAGCCGAAGATCATGAACCTGAAAGACATTATCGCTGCGTTTGTCCGTCACCGTCGCGAAGTGGTGACCCGTCGTACCATTTTCGAACTGCGTAAAGCCCGCGATCGTGCTCATATCCTTGAAGCATTAGCCGTAGCACTGGCGAACATCGACCCGATCATTGAACTGATCCGTCATGCGCCGACGCCTGCAGAAGCGAAAACCGCGCTGGTTGCTAATCCGTGGCAGCTGGGCAACGTTGCCGCGATGCTGGAGCGTGCGGGTGACGATGCTGCGCGTCCGGAATGGCTGGAGCCAGAGTTCGGCGTGCGTGACGGTCTGTACTACCTGACCGAACAGCAAGCTCAGGCAATTCTGGATCTGCGTTTGCAGAAACTGACCGGCCTTGAGCACGAAAAACTGCTCGATGAATACAAAGAGCTGCTGGATCAGATCGCGGAACTGCTGCGTATTCTGGGTAGCGCCGATCGTCTGATGGAAGTGATCCGCGAAGAGCTGGAACTGGTTCGTGAACAGTTCGGCGACAAACGTCGTACTGAAATCACTGCCAACAGCGCCGACATCAACCTGGAAGATCTGATCACCCAGGAAGATGTGGTCGTGACGCTCTCTCACCAGGGCTACGTGAAGTACCAGCCGCTTTCGGAATACGAAGCGCAGCGTCGTGGCGGGAAAGGTAAATCTGCCGCACGTATTAAAGAAGAAGACTTTATCGACCGACTGCTGGTGGCGAACACCCACGATCATATCCTGTGCTTCTCCAGCCGTGGTCGCGTCTATTCGATGAAGGTTTATCAGTTGCCGGAAGCTTCTCGTGGTGCACGTGGTCGTCCGATCGTCAACCTGCTGCCGCTGGAACAGGACGAACGTATCACCGCGATCCTGCCTGTGACCGAGTTTGAAGAAGGCGTGAAAGTCTTCATGGCGACGGCTAACGGTACTGTGAAGAAAACCGTCCTCACCGAATTCAACCGTCTGCGTACCGCCGGTAAAGTGGCGATCAAGCTGGTTGAAGGCGATGAGCTGATCGGCGTTGACCTGACCAGTGGCGAAGACGAAGTAATGCTGTTCTCCGCCGAAGGTAAAGTGGTGCGCTTTAAAGAGTCTTCTGTCCGTGCGATGGGCTGCAACACCACGGGTGTTCGCGGTATTCGTTTAGGCGAAGGCGATAAAGTCGTGTCTCTGATCGTACCGCGTGGCGATGGCGCAATCCTTACTGCAACACAAAACGGTTACGGTAAACGTACTGCGGTGGCGGAATACCCAACTAAGTCGCGTGCGACGAAAGGGGTTATCTCCATCAAAGTGACTGAACGTAACGGTTTAGTGGTTGGTGCGGTACAGGTTGATGACTGCGATCAGATCATGATGATCACCGATGCCGGTACGCTGGTACGTACCCGCGTTTCAGAAATCAGCATCGTGGGTCGTAACACCCAGGGCGTGATCCTCATCCGTACTGCGGAAGATGAAAACGTAGTGGGTCTGCAACGTGTTGCTGAACCGGTTGACGAGGAAGATCTGGATACCATCGATGGCAGTGCTGCGGAAGGGGACGATGAAATCGCTCCGGAAGTGGACGTTGACGACGAGCCAGAAGAAGAATAA
- the atoD gene encoding acetate CoA-transferase subunit alpha has translation MKTKLMTLQDASGFFRDGMTIMVGGFMGIGTPSRLVEALLESGVRDLTLIANDTAFVDTGIGPLIVNGRVRKVIASHIGTNPETGRRMISGEMDVVLVPQGTLIEQIRCGGAGLGGFLTPTGVGTVVEEGKQTLTLDGKTWLLERPLRADLALIRAHRCDTLGNLTYQLSARNFNPLIALAADITLVEPDELVEVGELQPDHIVTPGAVIDHIIVSQESK, from the coding sequence ATGAAAACAAAATTGATGACATTACAAGACGCCTCCGGCTTCTTTCGTGACGGCATGACCATCATGGTGGGCGGATTTATGGGGATTGGCACTCCATCCCGCCTGGTTGAAGCATTACTGGAATCTGGTGTTCGCGACCTGACATTGATAGCCAATGATACCGCGTTTGTTGATACCGGCATCGGTCCGCTCATCGTCAATGGTCGAGTCCGCAAAGTGATTGCTTCACATATCGGCACCAACCCGGAAACAGGTCGGCGCATGATATCTGGTGAAATGGACGTCGTTCTGGTGCCACAAGGTACGCTAATCGAGCAAATTCGCTGTGGTGGCGCTGGACTTGGTGGTTTTCTCACTCCAACCGGTGTCGGCACCGTCGTAGAGGAAGGCAAACAGACACTGACACTCGACGGCAAAACCTGGCTGCTTGAACGCCCGCTGCGCGCCGACCTGGCGCTCATTCGCGCTCATCGTTGCGACACACTTGGCAACCTGACCTATCAACTTAGCGCCCGCAACTTTAACCCCCTGATTGCCCTTGCGGCTGATATCACGCTGGTGGAGCCAGATGAACTGGTCGAAGTCGGCGAGCTGCAACCTGACCATATTGTCACCCCTGGTGCCGTTATCGACCACATCATCGTTTCACAGGAGAGCAAATAA